The genomic region TTTCAGCACTTCCCCACCCAAACCTGGAAGGCGCATTTTCAGGCCTTGGAAGTCTTCAAGTGAGTTGATCTCTTTATTGAACCAACCTCCCATCTGTACCCCTGTATTGCCTGCCGCCATAGGAATAAGATTGAAAGGCGCGTAGGTTTCTTCCCACAATTTGAGGCCGCCACCATAATGAAGCCATGAGTTCATTTCTTGCGCGGTAAAACCAAAAGGAACGGCAGAGAAAAACTGTGCAGCAGGGGCTTTGCCTTTCCAGTAGAAAGCGCCACCGTGACCCATTTGAGCAGTGCCACGAGATACTGCATCAAACACTTCCAAAGCAGGTACAAGTTCGCCTGCAGCGTATACTTTGACCGTCAAACGACCATTAGACATGGCGGTAATGTTTTCCGCTAAATGCTCTGCCGCTGTACCTAAACCAGGGAAATTCTTTGGCCATGTTGTGACCATTTTCCAATGAATAACATCAGCCGTTTTTTCCGCCTTGGCTGTTGTTTTTTCTTCAGATCCACCACAAGCCACCAAGCTTGCCGCCGTCAAACCAACTAAAGCCAGCTTTCCCCACATTTTTATTGTTTTCATTAATTATCCCTAAAAGACTGAATTACTTTATTTTTATATAAGCTTTGCTTGATACCATGAACTAAGCAAAGACGAGTCGACAACCAACTCTATAGCTATAACTTATTTACTAAGTGCTTCTAATAGTATAAAGAGCAATATCAAGCCTCAAGGCTTTTTTTACTTTTATTTATGCGCCACTTTTATAATGCATTAGAAATAAAAAAAGCTCTGTCATCAAGGATAACAGAGCTTTAAGATCAATAAGTTAGTTTACATCAAACGGGATAAAATACGCTTAGTTCAATTCACGCGCATTGATATAAGCACGTTCAGACACTTCATGCCACGCTCTTACTTTCGCACCAAATTCTTTGAATGAATCATAAACTTTTTGGCTCATTGGATCCGCCGCAGCGACTTCTTCTAGTGTTTCTGCTGAGGCCTTTTTCAGAGCTAACAATACGTCATTAGGAAAAGGCTTCAATGTCACGTTATGTTCGTTAACCAGCGTCTGCAGGGCAGAATTGTTCA from Marinomonas rhizomae harbors:
- a CDS encoding TRAP transporter substrate-binding protein; protein product: MKTIKMWGKLALVGLTAASLVACGGSEEKTTAKAEKTADVIHWKMVTTWPKNFPGLGTAAEHLAENITAMSNGRLTVKVYAAGELVPALEVFDAVSRGTAQMGHGGAFYWKGKAPAAQFFSAVPFGFTAQEMNSWLHYGGGLKLWEETYAPFNLIPMAAGNTGVQMGGWFNKEINSLEDFQGLKMRLPGLGGEVLKKVGGTPVNLPGSEIFTALQTGTIDATEWVGPYNDLAFGLYKAAKFYYYPGWHEPGSTMEAIYNKDAFEALPKDLQLIVRAATRQVNADMLDEFTARNNAALETLVNEHHVIFKAFPREVLVALKKASAETLEEVAEADPMSQKVYNSFKEFNGKVRAWHEVSERAYINARELE